The genomic window AAACCGCAGCCTAGATGCATTTAAGCAGATTTTCTCTCAGTGAGGCTTAAGAGCACCGAGaggtttgttttaaacaggCTCGTATCAATGTACAGAAACTGTAAGTTGAAGTCTTAAATCAGTGGTACCTCTTGATGTTAAATTTGTCATCAGTGAGCAGTGTTGTGGCCCAGAAATTTGGGTGTCACCAGACATCAGCGTGTACCTGTGTGTGGGTGGCGTTATTGCAAAGACCTCAGACTTGACTGTCGTGAAAATCAGTTGTGTGATGCTTTCAGAACACCGTTAGCTGCGTGACAGCCATGGGAAATCCCTGTCTGCTGTAGTACTTCAGCTGAGCCATGTGTTTCTGCTCGTGCAGTGCAAACCTCagtgcacagccctgctccagcacagaaTGGCATTGTTCTGCGTTATCAGATGTGATGTATGTGAACGGGTGTTTGGAAATCTGTTAATACGGGCTCGGTGGTTGCCCATATTCTTAGCACTACATTGTTCTGGATCGCCTTTCCAGAAGAGACTTTAGCAATCCCATTTTTTTGTAACTGAATAAGTAACATGTAGATGGTTGAGTCTGttacagtattttccttttctgttactTGTAGTTGCAGAGCGAGTGTTACAGCTTCAGGAAAACACGGCTATTGGCCTGTTTTAAATGTGTACAGTACGGCCTCTGTTATGTTGACTTGATTTCATGAATGTGAAACTCCTTTCTGTTCCAAAATGTCTGACTTTATTGCTTACATTCCTAGGTTTGAGTTAAACAACTTCCGCTTTTATTTGGCATTGTATCTGCCTATGCATCTACAACAAAGGGAGAAAACTCTACAAATGGATCAAATAAAGTTTTACGTGTTTTGTCTCTTGTTCGCTGTTTAATAACGACACCTCAGCTAAGTAACGTGTGCAGTGAAGCCAATGATTCAGTTAGGTCACAGGAAACTGTGTGCCTGTAGCAATCTGTCACTTGGCACTGCAGTTTCCAAGGTAAGCCAGAGCCTAAGGAACTTGTTAAGTGCTGTGCTTGTAAGCTCATGTCAAAGCAGCTTTCTTTAGTAAAATTGGATACTGCCTAGGCTGCGATAATTGAACTGTTTCTCAAGATTTCTAGTCTAAGTGGAGTATTTAAGCTGTCTTGGCATTTGACTTTGCAAAATGGCTTCtcctacttattttttttaaaaacgtTTAACTTCCTgacatcttcattttcagaggCTGCAATTTGGGTTTGATCTCTGCCCAAGACCACTATTTAAGTGAAGGGCCTTAAATTATTGAAATCgcagaaggaaagcattttATATTCTCTTTAGGCTTGTGTTCCATTGAACTTCCACCAGCTTTTAAATAGAGTCATCCTGACATCAGGGAGGCATCTCTCAAGTGTGTGTGATTCACCACTGGCAGAAGCAGCCATGGCACTTCTGTGTGGGTgttagggtttttgttttgggtgATAGAATTAGCGGTCTCCAATCATTCTCAATATAttcatctttatttccttttcaatacTCTGATCTTGGGCTTCAGAAGCTTTTACGCTTCAGAAGGCTTGCTTGTGTGTGTTACCTCATtctcaagtcttttttttttttctggactggTGGTCTGATGTGGTGTAACTGATCTGAAACCAACTGCCTCCTTGGTTACAGCTGAACTTGATAACCTTGCTGTAGGAAACAGTGGTAGATGACAGTTCTTATGGACATTTGTCTCTAAGGATTGTTTTACTCCACatcttaaatgctttttttaaggGTTGGTTTGTGGGATGTGCATAGGGAGTCTGCTTGACCTGGTACATGGCACTGTTACCAAGCTCGCTATCACCTAAAGCTTTTTGAAGGTTCAAAATGCTCATTCTGTAGCAAGTCAGATTAGAAACTTAAACATCccctctgaaaagcagaagatcTGGAATTTGATACACAGGTTTTAACCCTTAGTCTCATTCTTCCATGGTGTGGTGAGTGTCTAGAGTCACGGACTGTTTGTGAACTGGCGTTTGGTGTTCTCACCCCAAATTCCTCTCCAACCAGGAGAGCTTTCTGGCACAAAGTTTAATTGTGATAGATTTCAGTGAGAAGCTTCTGCTTTGGACAAATGGGTGTTGCCCTGCTGAAGGAGGAAGGCTGTATTTAACTCGGGCTGGTGCAGGTGAGTGCAGGGCTGGCACGTGCCGTTGCCAAGAAGCCTGTAACTCACGGCAATCACGAGTGAGTTGTGTGCTTGGGCATGGAGAGGGCAGTAGTTACTCCGTATCAGGcattatttgttgttttgcatCAATTCACTTGGTGAAACTGTCTTGGGGCCAGTTTTAGGCAATACAGCTGAATacagctgccagcttctccaagCCCTGGTTAACTGGTTCTTAGGAGGGAGGATCCTGTGGGGTGGCAACAATTTGGAGGTGCTTGAGTTCTGGGGACCCTTCTGCAAGCATGAGGAAGGTGGGCTCACagcattttgtctttgaaatcGCAAATCCGCTCTGCATGCAGTGTTGAAGCCTGCAGCCAGTTCAGAAGCCGCAATCTATTTCACGCAAAGATTTACTGCAGGCCTGGAAACTTGTGTACATGAATAAAAGAGGACCCGGGAGGATTTGCTCTGCCCGTGCTTATGGCCCAAGCGAGGAAGCTGTTCCAGGTAGCTGTATCCTACACAGCTCCGCCGAGACCTGATCGTCCTGTAGGAGCCTGGGCTTATGGCAGAGGCCAGTGTGTCAGCCTTGTTTTGGGAAAGAGGTGGGGAAAGGAGTTTTGGGTGAATGTGACCTGAATTCCCTTCCTCAGGCCTTTTCAATTCCTGTCCTTTGGTTCCTGGCTGGCACCAAGGCAAATTCAAGCTGTGTCAGCTGGGGGTTGAGCATTTGTCTTCCATGTGTGTCAGGAGCAGTGGTGGGGTTGTCAGTATCAGGAGTCTCTGGGCCCTTTATCAGCTGGGAGGGATGAGAAGCAAGCTGTAAACCCTATAAACCCTGCTTTCAACCACAGTGagcactcagcctgccttcCCTGGCCTCTCCTGCACACGTGCTGGGCAGCACCGTGCTCCttgctttcctccctctgtTGCATTTTGTATCCTGGTAACATCGCTCACGTTACAGCCGGTGTATGCTGGCACCATGGCTGAGTTTTGGGGTGCAGAGAGCTCCTTGTGGTCCGCTGGGCTGTTGTGAAGactgtggctgcaggaggaatgAACAAAACTCACCCCCAGGTATGGCCCTGCTCTGGAAAAATCTGATGTGCGACTGTTTCCTAAAGTACACTTGTTCTCGATAACGTTGTTTAACTTCTCTATCAGCGGCTTCTGAGTTTTGTAGTCATGTCTACTTCATCTGCTTTGATACAAAAGGGTATCAAGTCCAGCACTTGATATCAATACTTCTGTATTGAGTTAGCACATGTTGTACAAATAGGAAACGGAGATTTGGAAGGTAATCTGAGCGCTTTGTGAGCCAAATCTGGGTCAGGTTTCCACTGAggtaatttttgtttgtatgtagAATATTTATCGCCATGTCTAtccatatttacatattaattcCTGGATAAGATGGTACGAGAACTAGAAAAGCATACGTTGCATGGTTATCACATGTCACTTCTGTAAGCggtgtttcctttccttctagAGGAACGGTGATGTAGCTCCTTTTGATCCAGCAAAGCCCTTCTCTGAAGAAAGAGGTAATGAATTTAATGCCGAGCTTAACGTTTTTGTTATTGAACTGTAAACCAACTGAAACTATCTAGGCAGCGTAAAATACAGGCAGTATTTATGATCTGTTGAGACTGATGTTTTCCCCCTCTGTAGTGAAACATCCAGACTATAAAATTAATagacttcagctgctttttgttgGCCTGGAGTTGGCAGTCTTATGGTATAGTAACATGATATGTAATATTCCTCTGTTGCAGATGAGGCTTATAACTATTTCTGTGGGCTTTCTATATGCTTTAAGCTTCAGCAAATTTTGTCCAcactaagaaagaaaaggtgagaTCACATACAATCAACAGGAAACCTGCAGATTGCCTCATAACAGCGTTTCCTCACTGCTATTATTTTATACTCATGTCTGTTTGGTCAAAGGCATTGTCTTGTAGGCACAGACACGTTGTAATTCACCACTTAGCTTTTAAACTAAGATGTCCTGCCTTTGATTCCTGTTCATGCCTGACGGAGGGGTTGGTTACTGCAGCCTGGATCCCTTTGTGGCTGAGCCATGGGTGTGTCTTTGCCTTCTACAACACGCAGCAATTGAGCGAGTGTGAGGCACAGCTAAGAAATCCTAACTTTTTCATCAAGGCTCTTCATGTTCAGAAGCACCAAAATCCAGTTGTTCACACAGGGTTGTCTTAAGTGACCGGTTACGCAAGCGTGTGTGTTTCTCAGATGACCAcgttcattttttcctgtcgGTCTGGGAACAGAGAGGAATCTGAGAGAAGTTACTGCTGGGTTTGGACACGCAGCTCTGGCGTTGCCAAGAGCCAAGGCAGCTGGTCAGCTCGTACgtgtgctgctctgtgttgcAATGGCTGTGGTTTTGGCCTTTAACTTCCTGATTTTGCTTGATTTATATGGGTAACCTTCTGCAGGCTGGGCTccctgggaggctgcagcctgttgTATCCTGCGATGTctttggggagggaaaggggctGCTCGCTGTCCAGTTCTCACCATTTCGAGCTGCTAATTCACCCTTGGGTGACAGAAGTGCCTGAACCCAGCTATTAAAACTCAACTGCTGGCGTGGCAGAGGagtcacacacacacctcaGCATCTCCCCACCAGTCCAGAGCCCCCCTggaccctccccagcccctcacctctCTCCTTTGCCTCCcgacaggctgctgctggccgtgTGGGGCCCGCCTGTGCTGCCCGCCGAGATGTGTCTGTGTCACCTCactgctcctcctggctgccatgGTGGCCATCGTGGGCCTGGCGGTGGCACTGGGGCTCCCACCACGCTCACCAGGTCAGTCCCGTGAGGGTCGTCGTTGGCCCTATGGGGGAGGTGGAAAGTGGTGCTGAGGGGAACGGtggtggggagaaggaaaggggcTGAGAGGGGTGGCTGTGAACTGATCCCCAGCTGTGGAAACTCCAGGTGACACAATTCAAGCTGTTGGCACCCACCAGGAGGACACTGGAGATGGGTTCTGGGCCCTGGTTATTTCCAgattacaaatacatttctgaattcCACCCCTTTTGATTCTGAAATCTTCATCTCTTCCCCATACCATCTGTGAGCATGAGACTGTCAGCAAATAGTGTCTCTTGCTTTCCCTTCAGCGAACCGCCTCTGTGCAGCCTCCAATAACCGGACAGGTTTCTTGTGCGATGACAGAGTGACCTGCATCCCGGCCAGCCAGCTCTGTGACAGAACCTCCAACTGCAGAGACGGAGAGGATGAGCAGGAGGAACTCTGTGGTGAGCACTTTCATTGAGATCTTCCCACCTGGGtcttcctgctgtgctctgaagaCCTGTCTCACCAACTGGGCTGTAATTTAACCACTTCGTTAGCTGCCTGTTCCTGTTTCAGCAGGCACAGCCGTGCCCCAAGAGCTCAGCATGGGCTCTGTCTCTGCCCTTGCAGGCGAcctgccccacagcctccccacCTACCTGGTTTTCCGCTGCGGTAACCCTGCGCACTGGGTCTATGCTGACAAGAGGTGCAACGGGATCAATGACTGCGGGGACTGCTCCGACGAGATGGGGAGCTGTAAGTCTGCCTTCTGGCTACAGTAAGCAAAGGGCCTGCTCTCATGAGAGACTGAAGAGGTTTTACAGGAGTGGTGCTCACTGATGCTGCTGGGAACAAGTGGAGGCTCGTGTCCTCCTCTGAGACACAAAATGGCTGGGCTAGGTCTTGAGAGAACCTTGTGGGCTCCTTCATGTCAACATCCAAAAACTGGAGGCAGCAAAGAGGGGAGAGACTCCATGctttgaaggtcttttccagcccgAATGGTTCTATGACTCTATGGACATGGCTCTAAAGGATGTAGCGTAGTGGTGGGATTTGGTAAgtcaggctgatggttggaGTTAACAGTCTTgaaggtctttcccaacctaaAGGATTTGATGATTCTTTGCTCCCAACCCCAAAAGTTGTTCCTTCTCTGTGGTTTGTTGAGAACAGAGTATTTCCACCTTGATGCACAGCTGTAGCAGCAGCAATCGTTCAAAACCAGCCTTTGGTCCTTGGTCAGGAGACAGGTATGTCCCGAAGACCAAGGGGGGACTGAGTGTGTCTCTGTGACTTAAATCCACCTCTACTCAAAAATGAGCAGCAGCTTTCTTCCTAAATCACCCCTGAGGTTTTGAACCCCTGGTGAGACCTGTCTGTAACAGCAGCTTTGTCTAGGGTAGCCTGCTAAACAAGTGAATTACAGCTGGCCATTCCTCCCAGGGTGGCACCTCTGCCCCAAGGATCATAAAAATGTCTCTTTGGTGGGTTTGCAGACTCAGGGTCATCACTAGTGTCCTTTCAATAGCTGCCGGCGTTAGGAAGGAGGCTCCTGGtgagtgcagcagcagcatttctgttcCTGGTTTCTTGTCCCCACAGTGTCTGCCTGCCCTCCGTGCGGGTCAGCGtggtggagctgcagccccgtgCTCTATGAGTACTGTGCCTGCGTGCCCAGGTCGCTGTGCCGTGACAGCATCCAGCACTGCACCAGCTGGTCCGATGAGTACCTCTGCACACCGTGAAGCCTCAGCACCAGGAGATGCTGGCCGTGGTGAGGTGTTTCCTGCACTGTCACCTCCcatgctgctgtcctgctctggAAGCTCTGGCCCGATCAGCAGCACGGTGTGGGGACAGCAGCGCCATGCTACTAGCTTGTGGGACACCTTCAAGGGTCCTCCTGAGCACTTCCCTCTGACACATCTCCATGCTCCTGATGTCCGTGGGCAGGAGAAGGTGGTGTTGGTGTGTAAAGCACATCTGCGGGTTGTTTCGGCAGCTGCTTTGAAGGCTCTATGCTGATGCAGCTGGGAGGCTTCCTGTGGGGCCTGGTGTTGGGTGACACATCTGGGGAGCCACCATGTGGGCCACCTCCTGCACAGAGCTCAAACCATGAAGGTCAGCGTGGAGAGAGTAATGGTGAGGGAACTGCAGCGGATGTATTGGGGTTGGTGGGGAAAAATCAGTGTTCCTGTGGGGTGTAGCTGTCCTTCCAACCAGCCTGGGCACTCAGGGGGGACCAGGGCACATCCAAAGTGTGTTTGTCTTGGGGCTGAGCAGTTTTGGAGTGGCAGCTCCACAAACAGCCACTGGGCTGGGATGCATTGCACTGCGTTCAGTTAGCAAGGAAAAAAGGTTTGGGGGGGATCCACGGCAGCCTTGGAGCAGTGAgcagaagaaaaccagaagCTATAGCCACTGCTGGGTGGCTGTGGGATGACCTGGGATCTGCTCAGTTTGCTCCTCTGCCAGCCAGGCCTTCAAAGCAGTCCGCAGGATAGTGATGCCATTGAAATTTAAGAAAGCTGtgttctttctctgctcctttgaagaaaagaaaaccaaaacactcATCTGTGTCTAAAATGTTGATTCTGAGGAAAACACGGATTTTCAGTGAGTGTTCCTACTGTTCTAGGCCCAAAATAAACATCAGGCACTGTTCTCCCCACCGCCATCCCAGGTcacatatctttaaaaataaaagccagtccactcatttcctctctcttctgtgATCTGTAACTCGGCGTCTCTCCATGGCTGGTATAAATGGTGGATGTTTGTTCTAATTTGTAGCTGGGATACAGCCATAGATCTGacagatcttttaaaaatagctttgctGTGTTCTGACTCACGCTTTACCTAGAATGAGACGGCAAAATTCTGCATAATGGAACAGGTACCATGGAAATTTTTAGAGCTGTGTTTAATAACCCCTCCTTTGCCATGCCAGGCCGGGACGGATGGCTTGCTTTCGCTATGTCTGTAAAGCATCAcctcagtgctgcagctcagaggaGGGACTGAGttttttaggaaaacatttctcactTTCAagcttccagcctcagccaaaACATGAAATAGAGATGCATGTTTTTACCAGAAAATCGCAAGCATCTAACATTTCAAAAAGGCTGATTTGGGGTCGGTAAATCCTGGTTTGTTGTAGTTGCTGTGCTCCTCTTATTACCCCAAAGCATTTCCAGGGGGCAATCTACAAGGAAGTTCTGCAGCACTTCTTCAGAGGAGCTCAAGGAGGGTCGGTTCAGGGGCAACTCTCTCTTTTTTGGGGAAGAGATGCTTTGTGATTTGGATGGGGTTCAACCACCGTCTGTTTGCCTTCTTCATGGGCTTTGAAATCTTCATGCTCAGCACTGAGACCAGCAAATATGGTTAGTAAGAAACTTGTTCTGCCTTAAAAATATTGGGATGACCATGACTTTGTGGAGCCTCTCACCTTTGCTGTGGGTGGGAAGAGGACGCTGGTTAGGCTGGGCCATGTGGCAATTGCTGGATTCCCCCCATCCTGTATTTGTCAGTCCTGTCAGTGGGGGATTTGTGCCTCAGAGCTCTGAGGAGAGATCAGGGGGTTGAGTACAGGGTGGTAATGTGCCTAAGTCATCTCAGGATAAAATTTACACAACGGTGTGTTTAAAAGAGGAAGTCTGCTGGTCAGCACGAGGAGCTAAGAAAAGGACTAACTTTACCAGGGGTGGAGAATGTAATAAGCACAGTGCTCTAAAATGCCTCTTCTGAGAAGTGAAGCTACACTGTGCTATTTTACTGACACTCTGTGACCTGGGCAGGCCATTCATGCCAAATCACAATGTGCCTGTTTTCTGCCTCAAGGTgtcagctcccagctgctttaCTGATGTGAAACAGAGGAAACGGAGAACACAATGCTCTGAGGCTGGCCCCTGCATGCTCAGATGAGCAGATCTCACAGTCACAGAAGAGCTAGCAAAAGAAATCCACGTTGGCTGCTGAACCGAaagccagctgcaggaggaggtttGTGTGTGAGTGTCACAGCCTTCTTCCTCCCTGGTAGCGGTTCTGCTAAGTCACTGTTTGTGCCATTATTTGTCTCAGAAGAGGGCTGATGTAGTCTTCAGTGGAAGCTATAAATAGCCTAgagtttctgtgaaaaaatgtAGGGCTTCCAAACAAGCATACTTgcattctttgtttgtttttggagaaACTTCAGcaatacagaaacaaagaggCAGGGGCTTCCCTCTCATCTCTACTTATTTTTGAGGTGAAGTTCCCTTTCTTGGCATCTTTGTGTTTGTGATTGCCAAGGATGGGCTGTTTTCCTTGTTACTGAATTGTGACAAACACTGAACTGAGGATATCTAAATTGGCACTAGTAGAAGAAGCCTGTCCTTGGCCTTAAAGGGCACAACGATGGCTTCACTGTGCACCTCAGTTTTGTTTGAATTCCAGTCCTGTGTTGATGATAAACAAACCTGTAGTGTTACAGCTGTACTCCTGGCTTCAGAAAGACCAAACCAGAACGATTCTGAGTATCTCTGCCTTTTGCAGCAAGCGCGTGCTGTTCAGTGAACACTTCCCTTTATGTTTTAGATGAGATGCAGTTAGCGTATGGCAAGCCTGCACACACACTGAGAGGAGGCTTTAAAGCACAAAGCGCAGGCAGGATTTGCTTGTAAGGCAGGGCATGGTACAGCTGTAGAGTTTAATCTCTGCAGTAACCCagtttcagctttcatttcctGGGTTAAAAGGAAGGAGATAGGGGACTTCTGTTCTTTGAATTTATGCGATGTTACCGAGGGGTTTCTGtctctgcttccctccctcccacagGCCCGTCCTTATCCTGTTTGCTTCCTCCCTTTGTCAGAGCTCTATCAGCACAGTCTCTGCTTTTACAGGCTGAGCCTTCTGTGCTAGCAGCACTGTTAAAGGCCCGCTGCACTTGACAAGCACAGCGCAGCTTTACTTCCAAAAAGTTGCAGTGATTATTAGTAGTCTTTGGCCCCTGAGGAGACAAGAGATGAGAAGGGACAAGACCAGTATTTTTGTGAACGGTATCTATGTCAGAAGAATTAGTTAAGGATGacaacaaaaactttatttgaaaaaaaatatgtattgaaaATATACAGTAGTAACATCACCCTTCTCCTGGACTCtagccctcccctccccaagccTACGATAACACAAGCAGATCACAGCAACCAGCTTTAACAATACTGGTCTGCTTTGTTACTCCCTCTGAACGCCTCTAAAATCTGTTGtcagcaagaaaacaacaaacaaaagactCGTTTCTTTCTGACTCAGTAGGTATTTAACAAATCCCAGTCCTCCACTGTGAGGCACAGATGCTTCTGTTTGGAAgtcctttctctctcttgttcagccaaagctctttttttattgttctttgaTTCATGGCTGCCTGCAACCTCCTTTTTCAAAGGTGAATGGCAATTTTGAACTTTTTCCTTATAAAACTGCAAGTTTCCAGATGCTTTGGTTTCTGTCTCCTCCAACTTGCATTTGACTGCTTCCTCTGTTCTGCGTGTCTTGCCATCTACAGGGGGATAAACAAAAAGTTCAGAgttgaggaaaaacagaattatgCCTTAAAATGTACATGTGTGTTGCAAATTGTTTTGGCCAAGCAAACCTGGAAATactgtttgttttactgaagcATACATAGgggaaatgaacatttttattttggactCAGGGTTTTAAGGAGAAAACTCAGTGATTAGATGTTGCCCTGAGCCTGCTGTCATGCTGAATTTTAAGTGAGTTATCCAGCAATctaacaaatatataaaacaaaacaaaacacatgcaaaaaacCTCCCACCACACTGTAAAGCAGTTGCACAAATGGCTGAAATTGCACATCTGAGATGCTATTTGTACTAccaaaatgcatgaaaatatttctcctagataattattaaataatgtgGTCTCTATTCAACTACGTACAGAagtgctgagctgctgttcTGGATCTCAAGTCCTCTTGTGGCTTGACAGCCTCCATAACTGCCTGCTCCCACTGCAAAACTGTCTGAAAGAAGATTTGAGagagttaaaaatatttcttgtaaaGTTTATAGAAATGTCAACAGAAACAACTCTATCCCTTATTATTTCCTATTTGGTGATTTAATACCTCATAGgtattatttaagaaaaatttctAGAAAGTAAAATAGACTTAAAAACCCATACCTGCTCTGCCCATCCCTCTGTTCTGCAGTTACTATGATCAAATTCTTTCAGAGGCACTTCTGAGTGAACCAAGCCTATCTGCGTTTGGATTCGTTTAATGACGGCATTAACATCCTagtgaaaagggaaatgaagtGGTCAGAAGGAAAGATCATTTGGTTGTATTTGTCCGTTAAACTTAGGAGCTCTTTTACCTTGAGACCTGTCCCAGAAATGTCCAAACAGTTCAACTTCTTGAAACAAAGAATGTATCCAATTCCCACATCTGTGATTTTCGGGTTACCTGTAAGGTCAGGTAAAGTTAGTTAAGTTGCAAGATGTAGAAGAAGACAAAATACCAAGAAACTATTTGTTCCAAAACCTAATACTAGAACAAAGGATTTTTGGCCTCTTCTTTGTAGGATGATTCATGTTTGGAAATTGAGTCAAATGTGGTGTTTTTCCTCTAATGATCAAAATACAAGTTTTACAATATTACTTCCCATATTCTTAGAGACATGTACGTAATTAACAAGTAGCTGAGACTTAGAGGTATGACCTGTGCCTTGTGGAAGCTGGCAGTCAAACCTGGGGCTGGGTACTAGGCTCACAGGAAttgttattaaattatttgtatcCCTTCAATATTAAGtagaaaaaatcatttatcaAAAAAAGATACAGTTTGCTTCTAATATTATACCATGAAGCACTTACAAGACAAGTCTAATACCAAAAGATTCTCAAGTCCCTTTTTCAATACTCGTACTGGTGCTGTCATTCTGCGAAGGCCCGCATCTGATAAAGCGTTGTCTTTCAAGAGAAGCCTTTTTACACTGGAaggagaaatacaaaacaattgTTTACAGTCACTTTATTTAGACAGCTTTGCAAAATATCTTAAAACTCTACGCAGAAAGTCTGGGCTCATCTTGTGCCAACCCCTCAGTCTACTGAGGGGTTAATAAGAActttttattaacattaataAAAGTAGCAAGAAAGAAGCCTGGGTTAGTAGGACtgacaaatgtttttatattccTTCTGCTAGCTCAACAGAAGCACTTATTTGAGCAGTTATTCATGGAACTCCAGTGACAAACTCATCCTAGAGCACAAGCATTTGCTAACAGAGACAAGGAGGTTCTTTATAAATTGAAGTCATTTAAATCAGGACTGCCAATCTCAACTTCactcaaaactgaaaagagaaaaacacttgGCAAAATGGGAGAGGACAGATTTGGTAAGAGATGCAGCAACAATTTTTAGATAAACAATGAGGTATTATTAACACAGATGAACTCAGGGAAAACATAACAttacaacatttttcaaagtgctttgaaaacaaaatctcatcTCAAAATGCATCAAAGTATCAAAGTTTTATATTAATGTAATATCCCCTAGATAGTAGCTATTCTGCCTACTGTTTTCCcaatttttttacttttcaatcTTCGGTAtcaaacataataaaatttattttccaaagtattAATTAACTAAACATCAACCTAGTGCTTACACAGATCTCCATCTGGCCTATTGGTTTGGTTAAAAATTTGTCTTATAAAAGTTACCcattaaagaaggaaataaaactgtaaagcTGTAACAAATGcttaagatgttttttttttttcctgcccaatggaaattataaaaatacacaagatTTATCTTGCACATTTATAGCACCTTAGAGATTTAGCATGTCCTTTAGAGCATGTTCTTTTTGTAcaataaattctgtattttgtttacCTCAAGAACAGGTTTTATCAACAACCAAAATCTTCAAATTTACACACtactttctgtgaaatttttCTGTAAAGTCACACCTTGATTCTTTGAACTGCTTAGTGATAGGAAAAGAAAGTGTCATCTTTAGATACACATCAAGCAATTAGTACCTAGACAGAG from Aythya fuligula isolate bAytFul2 chromosome 8, bAytFul2.pri, whole genome shotgun sequence includes these protein-coding regions:
- the LDLRAD1 gene encoding low-density lipoprotein receptor class A domain-containing protein 1 — translated: MNKTHPQRNGDVAPFDPAKPFSEERGCCWPCGARLCCPPRCVCVTSLLLLAAMVAIVGLAVALGLPPRSPANRLCAASNNRTGFLCDDRVTCIPASQLCDRTSNCRDGEDEQEELCGDLPHSLPTYLVFRCGNPAHWVYADKRCNGINDCGDCSDEMGSLSACPPCGSAWWSCSPVLYEYCACVPRSLCRDSIQHCTSWSDEYLCTP
- the LRRC42 gene encoding leucine-rich repeat-containing protein 42; translated protein: MSCWLHSESWLDTGPIYVRENGKLHVVNQGAGGIHNVPPKARPFRLFSRGFSVELCMNREDDRARRQRTDHFIFTYTKEGNLRYSAKSLFSLVLGYISDNVDHIDSLIGFPEQIAEKLFSAAEARQKFTEPVTGLRALQKFTEAYGNLVLCSLCLRNRYLLISEKLEEIKSFRDLTCLDLSCCKLGDEHELLEHLTKEALSSVKRLLLKDNALSDAGLRRMTAPVRVLKKGLENLLVLDLSCNPKITDVGIGYILCFKKLNCLDISGTGLKDVNAVIKRIQTQIGLVHSEVPLKEFDHSNCRTEGWAEQTVLQWEQAVMEAVKPQEDLRSRTAAQHFYGKTRRTEEAVKCKLEETETKASGNLQFYKEKVQNCHSPLKKEVAGSHESKNNKKRALAEQERERTSKQKHLCLTVEDWDLLNTY